From a single Streptomyces sp. 1331.2 genomic region:
- a CDS encoding serine hydrolase domain-containing protein translates to MSHRAPGADRLPALAAPGGELDRLLREGVRAVGAGAVWAVGDAGGTLGGGSHGRLGLGPYAELEPGPDTLYDLASLTKIVALWPCAGVLRQSGRLPLDEPLGRWWPPAAGHPVGAVTARGLLAHTAGMLPYTRFESLYGPDPAAIRAGVIAAPVARAPGTSVEYTDRAAVLLGYLVEDLGGAPLDVLAERWAWHPLGMADTRYGPLGAALTARTAPTEYEARAGGHLRGVVHDPSARLLGGVSGNAGAFSTARDLARFLTALLAPPPGLLWGEPWIRESLREQTGGLRPARGLSWLYAPGTEPADGTFVHYGFTGTGFWVSPRLGRWALLLTNKVHYDRLTQPLTDLRNAFRRAVFG, encoded by the coding sequence ATGAGCCACCGAGCACCCGGAGCCGACCGGCTCCCCGCCCTGGCCGCGCCGGGCGGGGAGCTGGACCGGCTGCTCCGCGAGGGCGTCCGCGCCGTCGGGGCCGGCGCCGTCTGGGCGGTCGGCGACGCCGGGGGCACGCTCGGCGGCGGCAGCCACGGCCGGCTCGGCCTGGGGCCGTACGCGGAGCTCGAACCCGGGCCGGACACGCTGTACGACCTGGCGAGCCTCACCAAGATCGTCGCGCTCTGGCCCTGCGCCGGGGTGCTCCGGCAGTCCGGACGGCTGCCGCTGGACGAACCGCTCGGGCGGTGGTGGCCGCCGGCCGCCGGGCACCCCGTCGGCGCGGTGACCGCCCGCGGGCTGCTCGCCCACACCGCCGGGATGCTCCCGTACACCCGCTTCGAGTCGCTGTACGGCCCCGACCCCGCCGCGATCCGGGCCGGGGTGATCGCCGCCCCGGTGGCCCGCGCGCCCGGCACGTCCGTGGAGTACACCGACCGGGCCGCCGTGCTGCTCGGCTACCTGGTCGAGGACCTGGGCGGCGCGCCGCTGGACGTCCTCGCCGAGCGCTGGGCCTGGCACCCGCTGGGCATGGCCGACACCCGGTACGGGCCGCTCGGCGCCGCGCTCACCGCCCGTACCGCGCCCACCGAGTACGAGGCGCGGGCCGGCGGCCACCTGCGCGGAGTCGTCCACGACCCCTCCGCCCGGCTGCTCGGCGGCGTCTCCGGCAACGCCGGGGCCTTCTCCACCGCCCGCGACCTCGCCCGCTTCCTCACCGCGCTGCTCGCCCCGCCGCCCGGCCTGCTCTGGGGGGAGCCGTGGATCCGCGAGTCGCTGCGCGAGCAGACCGGCGGACTGCGGCCCGCCCGCGGCCTGTCCTGGCTGTACGCCCCCGGCACCGAGCCCGCCGACGGCACCTTCGTTCACTACGGCTTCACCGGCACCGGCTTCTGGGTCTCCCCGCGACTCGGCCGCTGGGCACTGCTGCTCACCAACAAGGTGCACTACGACCGCCTCACCCAGCCGCTCACCGATCTGCGCAACGCCTTCCGGAGGGCGGTCTTCGGGTAG
- a CDS encoding uracil-DNA glycosylase, which produces MPSVATPHSPADDPGDPRHPADAAALAPGLAALDRVVTDCRACPRLVRWREETARTKRRAYQDWEYWARPIPGFGPPDAPLVLVGLAPAAHGANRTGRIFTGDPSGDLLYAALYDLGLANRPTSVRHGDGLELHGVRITDPVRCAPPDNKPSTAERDTCRPWITRELQLLRPTVRTVVALGGFAWQALLPVLADAGWQVPRPRPAFGHAARVDLPARDGGPALRLYGCYHVSPRNTNTGRLTTDMLRGLLREAAHSAGLTTL; this is translated from the coding sequence ATGCCGAGCGTGGCCACTCCCCACTCCCCCGCCGACGACCCCGGCGACCCCCGCCACCCCGCCGACGCCGCCGCCCTGGCCCCCGGACTGGCCGCGCTGGACCGGGTGGTCACCGACTGCCGGGCCTGCCCCCGGCTGGTCCGGTGGCGCGAGGAGACCGCCCGTACCAAGCGCCGCGCCTACCAGGACTGGGAGTACTGGGCCCGCCCCATCCCCGGCTTCGGCCCGCCCGACGCCCCGCTCGTCCTGGTCGGCCTCGCCCCCGCCGCCCACGGCGCCAACCGCACCGGCCGGATCTTCACCGGCGACCCCTCGGGCGACCTGCTCTACGCCGCCCTGTACGACCTCGGGCTCGCCAACCGCCCCACCTCCGTGCGCCACGGCGACGGCCTGGAACTGCACGGCGTACGGATCACCGACCCGGTCCGCTGCGCCCCGCCCGACAACAAGCCCAGCACCGCCGAACGCGACACCTGCCGGCCCTGGATCACCCGCGAACTCCAGCTGCTGCGCCCCACCGTACGGACCGTCGTCGCCCTCGGCGGCTTCGCCTGGCAGGCGCTGCTCCCGGTGCTCGCGGACGCCGGCTGGCAGGTCCCCCGCCCCCGGCCCGCCTTCGGCCACGCCGCCCGGGTCGACCTCCCCGCCCGGGACGGCGGCCCCGCCCTGCGGCTGTACGGCTGCTACCACGTCAGCCCGCGCAACACGAACACCGGCCGGCTGACCACCGACATGCTCCGCGGCCTGCTGCGCGAGGCGGCGCACTCGGCGGGGCTCACCACCCTGTAG
- a CDS encoding PaaI family thioesterase, producing MTLTPAEADKILAENFAPWVQALGLTTTETGEQHAVLRLPWSDQLAREGGALSGQALMAAADTACVIAVSAARGGFGPMTTVQQSTSFQRAVLDRDVLVHARITKLGRRIAFLDVTLTPEGAEGPAAHATTVYALG from the coding sequence ATGACCCTCACCCCCGCCGAGGCGGACAAGATCCTGGCCGAGAACTTCGCCCCCTGGGTGCAGGCCCTCGGCCTGACCACCACCGAGACCGGCGAGCAGCACGCCGTCCTGCGCCTGCCCTGGTCCGACCAGCTCGCCCGCGAGGGCGGCGCACTCTCCGGCCAGGCCCTGATGGCCGCCGCCGACACGGCCTGCGTGATCGCGGTCTCCGCGGCCCGCGGCGGCTTCGGCCCGATGACCACCGTCCAGCAGTCCACCAGCTTCCAGCGCGCCGTCCTCGACCGCGACGTCCTGGTGCACGCCCGGATCACCAAACTCGGCCGCCGGATCGCCTTCCTCGACGTCACCCTCACGCCCGAGGGCGCCGAGGGCCCCGCCGCCCACGCCACCACCGTCTACGCCCTGGGCTAG
- a CDS encoding TetR/AcrR family transcriptional regulator → MPKIVDPAERRQAVADAVLRVAAREGLEHASLRNVADEAGLAIGSVRHYFAGSSELMIFAMQELARRIDARIRTHARALLDPAHAPGTDRREQTARLLAETLPLDAERREESALWLSFVTAARTRPELRPRAAELQAGLDELVRRVLVEIARAGALAPGLDLAVETRRLSALLDGLTLQAVQHPDLVGPEDLRAVLRRHLDTLATS, encoded by the coding sequence ATGCCGAAGATCGTCGATCCCGCCGAACGCCGCCAGGCCGTCGCCGACGCCGTCCTGCGCGTCGCCGCCCGGGAGGGCCTGGAGCACGCCTCGCTGCGCAACGTGGCCGACGAGGCCGGGCTGGCGATCGGCTCGGTGCGGCACTACTTCGCGGGCAGCTCCGAGCTGATGATCTTCGCGATGCAGGAGCTGGCCCGCCGGATCGACGCCCGCATCCGCACCCACGCCCGCGCCCTGCTCGACCCGGCACACGCCCCCGGCACCGACCGGCGTGAACAGACCGCACGGCTGCTCGCCGAAACCCTCCCGCTGGACGCCGAGCGCCGGGAGGAGTCCGCGCTCTGGCTCTCCTTCGTCACCGCCGCCCGCACCCGGCCCGAACTCCGGCCCCGCGCCGCCGAGCTGCAGGCCGGCCTGGACGAGCTGGTCCGGCGCGTCCTGGTCGAGATCGCCCGGGCCGGTGCCCTGGCCCCCGGCCTGGACCTCGCCGTGGAGACCCGCCGACTCTCCGCCCTCCTCGACGGCCTCACCCTGCAGGCCGTCCAGCACCCCGACCTGGTCGGCCCGGAGGACCTGCGCGCGGTGCTCCGCCGCCACCTGGACACCCTCGCGACGTCCTGA
- a CDS encoding CcdC protein domain-containing protein, protein MNNWVHTALIAAVVVVVVVRRLRGEPLNARDLLAPPVVLTGLGLWALSQHHGLGVGDYIWVGAGAVLGVAFGALRGATIRVYERDGMLWQRYTGRTFLVAGLSLAAMAGFAALAARNGLAADARPVQLSIGVGFLGEALVVGCRALASGVPFAPERRPFER, encoded by the coding sequence ATGAACAACTGGGTGCACACGGCGCTGATCGCCGCCGTGGTGGTCGTGGTGGTGGTCCGGCGGCTGCGCGGCGAACCGCTCAACGCGCGGGACCTCCTCGCGCCGCCGGTGGTCCTCACCGGCCTCGGCCTGTGGGCGCTCTCGCAGCACCACGGCCTGGGCGTCGGGGACTACATCTGGGTGGGGGCGGGTGCCGTGCTCGGCGTCGCCTTCGGGGCGCTTCGCGGCGCCACCATCCGGGTCTACGAGCGGGACGGGATGCTGTGGCAGCGCTACACCGGCCGGACCTTCCTGGTGGCCGGGCTCTCGCTCGCCGCGATGGCGGGCTTCGCCGCGCTCGCCGCCCGCAACGGCCTGGCGGCGGACGCCCGGCCGGTCCAACTGTCCATCGGTGTCGGCTTCCTGGGGGAGGCGCTGGTGGTCGGCTGCCGCGCGCTCGCCTCCGGCGTGCCGTTCGCACCGGAGCGGCGGCCCTTCGAGCGGTAG
- a CDS encoding NUDIX domain-containing protein — protein MTETWTLTEEDWLARLVRAYVGCSVLLTDGAGKVLLLKASYRDQWQFPGGGMDPGEGPAECAARELREETGLVVGALRLLVVEWRDAIPDQGQHAHPAVQFMFDGGTAETGVAVRLQAEEIADHGWFTPAQAAAVLHPCAARRLTGALEARRTGAAALLHSAGYVG, from the coding sequence ATGACGGAAACCTGGACACTCACCGAGGAGGACTGGCTGGCCCGGCTGGTGCGCGCCTACGTCGGCTGCAGCGTGCTGCTCACCGACGGGGCGGGCAAGGTCCTGCTGCTGAAGGCCAGTTACCGCGACCAGTGGCAGTTCCCCGGCGGCGGGATGGACCCGGGGGAGGGGCCCGCCGAGTGCGCGGCGCGGGAGCTGCGCGAGGAGACCGGGCTGGTCGTCGGCGCGCTCCGGCTGCTCGTGGTGGAGTGGCGCGACGCTATCCCCGACCAGGGTCAACACGCCCACCCCGCCGTGCAGTTCATGTTCGACGGCGGGACGGCCGAGACGGGCGTGGCGGTCCGTCTCCAGGCCGAGGAGATCGCCGACCACGGCTGGTTCACCCCGGCGCAGGCCGCCGCCGTGCTGCACCCGTGCGCGGCGCGCCGGCTCACCGGGGCCCTGGAGGCCCGGCGGACCGGCGCCGCCGCCCTGCTGCACTCGGCGGGGTACGTGGGCTGA
- a CDS encoding DsbA family protein, whose translation MAQTPSKQQDKRISARERIQEAQRIEQQAAKRRQRIVVTVSAVVVLALAGGVAVAVNSASNKDDKASAAASSAALVVPANATGPNGTVITYGKADAPHTMEVYEDFRCPICKHFEAANGETVKKLTEDGRIKVEFHLAAFLDKNLGGRGSRTALAAAGAALNEGVDKFKQFHDVLYANQPDEREDGFGDVNHLLDLAGQVPGLKTDAFVKAVTDRTYAPWAAKVADAFNDSGVTGTPTVKVDGKPVTLFAGNAVVSPEQFTAQVTQAAGLQ comes from the coding sequence ATGGCTCAGACCCCCAGCAAGCAGCAGGACAAGCGCATCAGTGCCCGTGAGCGGATCCAGGAGGCGCAGCGCATCGAGCAGCAGGCCGCCAAGCGCCGTCAGCGGATCGTCGTGACGGTCTCCGCCGTCGTGGTGCTCGCCCTGGCGGGCGGTGTCGCGGTCGCCGTCAACTCGGCCTCGAACAAGGACGACAAGGCCTCCGCGGCCGCGAGCTCGGCCGCGCTGGTCGTCCCGGCCAACGCCACCGGCCCGAACGGCACGGTGATCACCTACGGCAAGGCGGACGCCCCGCACACCATGGAGGTCTACGAGGACTTCCGCTGCCCGATCTGCAAGCACTTCGAGGCGGCGAACGGCGAGACGGTCAAGAAGCTCACCGAGGACGGCCGGATCAAGGTGGAGTTCCACCTGGCGGCCTTCCTGGACAAGAACCTCGGCGGCAGGGGCTCGCGCACCGCGCTGGCCGCCGCCGGTGCCGCGCTGAACGAGGGCGTGGACAAGTTCAAGCAGTTCCACGACGTGCTGTACGCCAACCAGCCCGACGAGCGCGAGGACGGCTTCGGCGACGTCAACCACCTCCTGGACCTGGCCGGCCAGGTGCCCGGGCTGAAGACGGACGCGTTCGTGAAGGCCGTCACCGACCGGACCTACGCGCCGTGGGCGGCGAAGGTCGCGGACGCGTTCAACGACAGCGGGGTGACGGGCACCCCGACGGTCAAGGTGGACGGCAAGCCGGTCACCCTGTTCGCCGGCAACGCGGTCGTCTCGCCGGAGCAGTTCACCGCCCAGGTCACGCAGGCCGCCGGCCTGCAGTAA
- a CDS encoding FAD-binding and (Fe-S)-binding domain-containing protein, protein MSRPSAVPGAELARELAAVLRGEVRFGAAERTVYSHDASNYRQLPLGVVKPADPDDVRTALALCRRYRVPVVARGAGTSIGGQAIGPGAVVLDFRRHLGEVLAIDPEARTARVRPGTVLDDLQRAARPYGLRFGPDPSTHSRCTIGGMIGNDSCGSHSLVWGRTADNVERLELLLADGTELTVGGRLTAAERAALAGQPGRAGELHRQLQEFTDRNLAAIRQGMPRLPRRTSGYPLDALLPEQGHDLARALTGTEGTCALLLAATVRLVADPPARALVVAGYPDEGAAADAVPALLPYGPLTAEGMAADLIAALLAAGPRPPALDRLPAGACWLFLETGGDTPLAAYQAARRLADAVRRERSASVALVTDPAQQRQLWAVREAGAGIVTRLPGGGEAWPGWEDSAVPPERLGDYLRALRALLRRHSLHGVPYGHFGDGCVHLRIDFPLDEPQGVLVFREFLEQAADLAVSYGGSLSGEHGDGQARAELLPRMYPPEIIGLFGEFKRIWDPENLLNPGALVDPRPLDADLRFVTAPRRPLPLALPYEQDAGSLAKAVHRCVGVAKCVDPTTGVMCPSYMATGEERHSTRGRARLLAEMLRGDAIPDGWRSAEVREALDLCLSCKGCASDCPVHVDMATYKSEFLYQHYRHRPRPLAHYSMGRLPLWLRAVALAPGAANTLLRSPLGGLLKRLGGIDPRRVLPVFPPETFTAWHRRHRAAHPAPPGARPVLLWPDTFSDHLQPNVLRSAVEVLEHLGFEVRLPAGPVCCGLTWYSTGQLDGARRVLRRSLRAIGATGVPADTPVVGLDPSCTATLREDLPRLLGTDGRPLAQRTRTFAEFIDEYAPDAPLPRVPLEAVTQTHCHQHAVLGSAADRRVEARLGLDNRVLDSGCCGLAGNFGFERGHFEVSEAIAERVLLPELRAAGPDTVVLADGFSCRTQIAQLADGRQALHLAELIARALRTAG, encoded by the coding sequence GTGAGCCGTCCGTCCGCCGTCCCCGGCGCCGAGCTGGCCCGTGAGCTGGCCGCCGTGCTGCGCGGCGAGGTCCGCTTCGGCGCCGCCGAACGGACCGTCTACAGCCACGACGCGTCCAACTACCGGCAGCTGCCGCTCGGCGTGGTCAAACCCGCCGACCCGGACGACGTCCGCACCGCGCTGGCGCTCTGCCGCCGCTACCGGGTGCCGGTCGTGGCACGCGGCGCCGGGACCAGCATCGGCGGCCAGGCGATCGGCCCGGGCGCGGTGGTGCTGGACTTCCGCCGCCATCTCGGCGAGGTGCTGGCGATCGACCCCGAGGCGCGCACCGCGCGCGTGCGCCCCGGCACCGTCCTGGACGACCTCCAGCGCGCCGCCAGGCCGTACGGGCTGCGCTTCGGCCCGGACCCGTCCACGCACAGCCGCTGCACCATCGGCGGCATGATCGGCAACGACTCCTGCGGCTCGCACTCGCTCGTCTGGGGGCGCACCGCCGACAACGTCGAGCGACTGGAGCTGCTGCTCGCGGACGGCACCGAGCTGACGGTCGGCGGCCGGCTCACCGCCGCCGAGCGCGCCGCGCTGGCCGGGCAGCCCGGGCGGGCCGGTGAACTCCACCGGCAGCTCCAGGAGTTCACCGACCGCAACCTCGCCGCCATCCGTCAGGGCATGCCCCGGCTTCCGCGCCGCACCTCCGGCTACCCGCTGGACGCGCTGCTGCCCGAGCAGGGCCACGACCTCGCCCGGGCGCTCACCGGCACCGAGGGCACCTGCGCGCTGCTGCTGGCCGCGACCGTCCGCCTGGTCGCGGACCCGCCCGCGCGCGCTCTGGTGGTGGCCGGCTACCCCGACGAGGGCGCCGCCGCCGACGCCGTCCCCGCGCTGCTGCCGTACGGCCCGCTGACCGCCGAGGGCATGGCCGCCGACCTGATCGCCGCCCTGCTCGCCGCCGGCCCCCGCCCGCCCGCACTGGACCGGCTGCCCGCCGGCGCGTGCTGGCTGTTCCTGGAGACCGGCGGCGACACCCCGTTGGCCGCCTACCAGGCCGCCCGCCGGCTCGCCGACGCGGTGCGCCGCGAGCGCTCCGCCTCCGTCGCCCTGGTCACCGACCCGGCCCAGCAGCGCCAGCTGTGGGCCGTCCGGGAGGCCGGCGCCGGAATCGTCACGCGGCTGCCCGGGGGCGGGGAGGCCTGGCCCGGCTGGGAGGACTCTGCCGTCCCGCCCGAGCGGCTCGGCGACTACCTGCGCGCCCTGCGGGCCCTGCTGCGCCGGCACAGCCTGCACGGTGTCCCGTACGGGCACTTCGGCGACGGCTGCGTGCACCTGCGGATCGACTTCCCGCTGGACGAGCCCCAAGGGGTGCTGGTCTTCCGGGAGTTCCTGGAGCAGGCGGCCGATCTGGCGGTCTCGTACGGCGGTTCGCTCTCCGGCGAGCACGGCGACGGCCAGGCCCGGGCCGAGCTGCTGCCGCGTATGTACCCGCCCGAGATCATCGGCCTGTTCGGCGAGTTCAAGCGGATCTGGGATCCGGAGAACCTGCTCAACCCGGGCGCCCTGGTCGACCCGCGGCCGCTCGACGCCGACCTGCGCTTCGTCACCGCCCCGCGCCGCCCGCTGCCGCTGGCCCTGCCGTACGAGCAGGACGCCGGCAGCCTGGCCAAGGCGGTGCACCGCTGTGTGGGCGTCGCCAAGTGCGTGGACCCGACCACCGGGGTGATGTGCCCGAGCTACATGGCCACCGGCGAAGAGCGGCACTCCACCCGGGGGCGGGCGCGACTGCTCGCCGAGATGCTGCGGGGCGACGCGATCCCCGACGGCTGGCGGTCCGCGGAGGTCCGGGAGGCGCTCGACCTCTGCCTGAGCTGCAAGGGCTGCGCGAGCGACTGCCCGGTGCACGTCGACATGGCGACGTACAAGTCCGAGTTCCTGTACCAGCACTACCGGCACCGGCCGCGCCCGCTCGCCCACTACTCGATGGGCCGGCTGCCGCTCTGGCTGCGGGCCGTGGCACTCGCGCCCGGGGCCGCCAACACGCTGCTCCGCTCACCGCTCGGCGGGCTGCTCAAGCGGCTCGGCGGGATCGACCCGCGGCGGGTGCTGCCGGTCTTCCCGCCGGAGACCTTCACCGCCTGGCACCGCCGGCACCGCGCCGCGCACCCGGCACCGCCGGGCGCACGACCGGTGCTGCTGTGGCCGGACACCTTCTCCGACCACCTCCAGCCGAACGTGCTGCGCTCGGCCGTCGAGGTGCTGGAGCACCTGGGCTTCGAGGTCCGGCTGCCCGCGGGCCCGGTCTGCTGCGGCCTCACCTGGTACTCCACCGGCCAACTCGACGGCGCCCGCCGGGTGTTGCGGCGGAGCCTGCGGGCCATCGGGGCAACCGGAGTCCCGGCCGACACCCCCGTGGTCGGCCTGGACCCCAGCTGCACCGCGACCCTGCGCGAGGACCTGCCCCGGCTGCTCGGCACGGACGGCCGCCCGCTCGCCCAACGCACCCGCACCTTCGCCGAGTTCATCGACGAGTACGCCCCGGACGCCCCGCTGCCGCGCGTGCCGCTGGAGGCCGTCACCCAGACCCACTGCCACCAGCACGCCGTGCTCGGCTCCGCCGCCGACCGCCGGGTGGAGGCCCGACTCGGCCTGGACAACCGGGTTTTGGACTCCGGCTGCTGCGGTCTGGCGGGCAACTTCGGCTTCGAGCGGGGCCACTTCGAGGTGTCCGAGGCGATCGCGGAGCGCGTCCTGCTGCCCGAGCTCCGGGCGGCCGGCCCGGACACCGTGGTGCTCGCCGACGGCTTCAGCTGCCGTACCCAGATCGCCCAACTCGCCGACGGGAGGCAGGCCCTGCACCTGGCGGAGCTGATCGCCCGGGCCCTGCGCACCGCGGGGTGA
- a CDS encoding vitamin K epoxide reductase family protein, which produces MSAATTVHPSRPAPDASGRAPIGASRALAVLLFLGGLVGLAASAVLTFDKLRILENPSYVPGCNINPVISCGSVMRTEQAEVFGFPNPLLGLAAFGALTAIGAGLLAGAAYRRWFWLGLHAGTALGVLFVHWLIGQALYEIGALCPYCMVVWATVVALFWYTTLHNLRSGVIAVGPRLGVVVREAARYHWALPVLWAAVIALLVLNRFWYYWSTLL; this is translated from the coding sequence ATGTCCGCCGCTACCACCGTGCACCCCTCCCGTCCCGCCCCCGACGCCTCCGGCAGGGCCCCGATCGGGGCGAGCCGGGCCTTGGCCGTCCTGCTGTTCCTCGGCGGGCTGGTCGGGCTGGCCGCCTCGGCCGTCCTGACCTTCGACAAGCTCCGCATCCTGGAGAACCCCTCCTACGTCCCCGGCTGCAACATCAACCCGGTGATCAGCTGCGGTTCGGTGATGCGCACCGAGCAGGCGGAGGTGTTCGGCTTCCCGAACCCGCTGCTCGGCCTGGCCGCCTTCGGCGCGCTGACGGCGATCGGCGCGGGGCTGCTGGCCGGTGCCGCGTACCGGCGCTGGTTCTGGCTGGGCCTGCACGCGGGCACCGCGCTGGGCGTGCTGTTCGTGCACTGGCTGATCGGCCAGGCGCTGTACGAGATCGGCGCGCTGTGCCCGTACTGCATGGTGGTGTGGGCGACGGTGGTGGCGCTGTTCTGGTACACCACGCTGCACAACCTGCGCTCGGGCGTGATCGCGGTGGGCCCGCGCCTGGGCGTGGTGGTGCGGGAGGCGGCCCGCTACCACTGGGCGCTGCCGGTGCTGTGGGCGGCGGTGATCGCGCTGCTGGTGCTCAACCGGTTCTGGTACTACTGGAGCACGCTCCTCTGA
- a CDS encoding SPFH domain-containing protein, with translation MIVDAVLGVLGGLAGLGAIWASLSIRVVQQFQKGVVFRFGRVRDEVREPGLVALVPIADRLRRVNVQIVTMPIPAQEGITRDNVTVRVDAVVYYRVVDAVKATVNVQDYNFAISQVAQTSLRSIIGKSELDDLLANREPINQGLELMIDSPALGWGIEIDRVEIKDVALPESMKRSIARQAEAERERRARIITADGEYQASSRLSEAAAVMSATPSALQLRLLQTVVEVAAEKNSTLVLPFPVELLRFLDSATESQQRDLLAAAAVAAAAKSAKQAVESGEVSEEELGREQPTREVPPLEELLSHSPLEGADLEGGRAEADGQAVAEAVAQDRTEPKEAS, from the coding sequence ATGATCGTCGATGCGGTGTTGGGAGTTCTCGGGGGGTTGGCCGGGCTGGGGGCGATCTGGGCGAGCCTGAGCATCAGGGTGGTCCAGCAGTTCCAGAAGGGCGTGGTGTTCCGGTTCGGGCGGGTGCGCGACGAGGTGCGCGAGCCCGGGCTGGTGGCGCTGGTGCCGATCGCGGACCGGCTGCGCCGGGTGAACGTGCAGATCGTGACGATGCCGATCCCGGCGCAGGAGGGCATCACCCGGGACAACGTGACGGTGCGGGTGGACGCGGTGGTCTACTACCGGGTGGTGGACGCGGTGAAGGCGACGGTCAACGTGCAGGACTACAACTTCGCGATCTCCCAGGTCGCGCAGACCTCGCTGCGCTCGATCATCGGCAAGAGCGAGCTGGACGACCTGCTGGCCAACCGCGAACCCATCAACCAGGGCCTGGAGTTGATGATCGACAGCCCGGCGCTGGGCTGGGGCATCGAGATCGACCGGGTGGAGATCAAGGACGTCGCCCTGCCGGAGTCGATGAAGCGCTCGATCGCCCGCCAGGCGGAGGCCGAGCGGGAGCGCCGCGCGCGGATCATCACGGCGGACGGTGAGTACCAGGCCTCGTCCCGGCTGTCGGAGGCGGCCGCGGTGATGAGCGCGACCCCGTCGGCGCTGCAACTGCGCCTGCTGCAGACCGTGGTGGAGGTGGCGGCGGAGAAGAACTCGACGCTGGTGCTGCCCTTCCCGGTGGAGCTGCTGCGCTTCCTGGACAGCGCGACGGAGTCCCAGCAGCGGGACCTGCTGGCGGCGGCCGCGGTCGCCGCGGCGGCGAAGTCCGCGAAGCAGGCGGTGGAGAGCGGTGAGGTCTCGGAGGAGGAGCTCGGCCGCGAGCAGCCCACGCGTGAAGTCCCGCCGCTGGAGGAGCTGTTGTCCCACTCGCCGCTGGAAGGCGCGGACCTGGAGGGCGGGCGGGCGGAGGCGGACGGTCAGGCCGTGGCGGAGGCGGTGGCGCAGGACCGTACGGAGCCGAAGGAGGCGTCCTGA
- a CDS encoding CBS domain-containing protein, which translates to MTSAGDIMHPGAECIREHETLAAAARIMRERHVGALPICGENDRLLGIVTDRDIVLRCVAEGRDPAQVTAGELAQGRPMTVEADEDCEQVLRVMEQYQVRRLPVINHPEHKLVGMISEADIARGLPQARLAEFVSAVCAEEPPKKEALQG; encoded by the coding sequence ATGACCAGTGCCGGCGACATCATGCACCCGGGCGCGGAGTGCATCCGCGAGCACGAGACGCTCGCGGCCGCCGCCCGGATCATGCGGGAACGACACGTGGGCGCACTGCCCATCTGCGGGGAGAACGACAGGTTGCTCGGCATCGTGACCGACCGCGACATCGTGCTGCGGTGCGTCGCGGAGGGGCGTGACCCGGCGCAGGTGACGGCGGGCGAACTGGCCCAGGGGCGGCCGATGACGGTGGAGGCGGACGAGGACTGCGAGCAGGTGCTGCGGGTGATGGAGCAGTACCAGGTCCGCAGGCTGCCGGTGATCAACCATCCGGAGCACAAGCTGGTCGGCATGATCAGCGAGGCGGACATCGCGCGCGGCCTGCCGCAGGCGCGGCTCGCGGAGTTCGTGTCGGCGGTCTGCGCCGAGGAGCCGCCCAAGAAGGAGGCGTTGCAGGGCTGA
- a CDS encoding CHAD domain-containing protein: MAKPETTVGQVLLARIEAQAKVLAGLDDAVRADEPDAVHRMRVACRRLRSALRTFRRLFTRGATDGLVADLRWLAGALGGARDREVLAARLAAQARELPAECDPERVAAALERWGEAAYREVWPEVVAALDSPRRRALGDALAALLADPPLRHRAARPAVAELSRLAAREQDRTAERVRTALAAGPEERDRALHEARKAAKRARYAGETAAPAVGARAERYAERMKAVQEVLGEHQDAVVAAATLAAHASASGEAFGYGVLYGRQLAAAEAARERLPGVWKRAGKRKLTRFG, from the coding sequence ATGGCGAAACCCGAGACCACGGTGGGGCAGGTGCTGCTGGCCCGCATCGAGGCGCAGGCGAAGGTGCTGGCCGGGTTGGACGACGCCGTCCGGGCGGACGAGCCGGACGCGGTGCACCGGATGCGGGTCGCCTGCCGGCGGCTGCGCAGCGCGCTGCGGACCTTCCGGCGGCTGTTCACCCGGGGCGCGACGGACGGGCTGGTCGCGGACCTGCGCTGGCTGGCCGGCGCCCTCGGCGGCGCCCGCGACCGCGAGGTGCTGGCCGCCCGGCTGGCCGCCCAGGCCCGCGAGCTGCCCGCCGAGTGCGATCCGGAACGGGTCGCCGCGGCGCTGGAGCGGTGGGGCGAAGCCGCGTACCGCGAGGTCTGGCCGGAGGTGGTGGCCGCCCTGGACAGCCCGCGCCGCCGCGCCCTCGGCGACGCCCTGGCCGCCCTGCTCGCCGATCCGCCGCTGCGCCACCGGGCCGCCCGCCCCGCCGTCGCCGAGCTGTCCCGGCTCGCCGCCCGGGAGCAGGACCGTACCGCCGAGCGGGTCCGCACGGCCCTCGCGGCGGGGCCCGAGGAGCGCGACCGTGCCCTGCACGAGGCCCGCAAGGCGGCCAAGCGGGCCCGCTACGCCGGCGAGACCGCCGCCCCGGCGGTCGGCGCCCGGGCCGAGCGCTACGCGGAGCGGATGAAGGCCGTCCAGGAGGTGCTGGGCGAACACCAGGACGCCGTGGTCGCCGCCGCCACCCTGGCCGCCCACGCGTCGGCCTCCGGCGAGGCCTTCGGCTACGGCGTCCTCTACGGCCGCCAGCTGGCCGCGGCGGAGGCGGCGCGCGAGCGGCTGCCGGGGGTGTGGAAGCGGGCCGGGAAGCGGAAGCTGACGCGGTTCGGGTAG